From Haloarcula sp. CBA1127, a single genomic window includes:
- a CDS encoding chemotaxis protein CheD, with translation MKVYDGSQTESPEQSTPERIKVGIAEYKVTTEPAMLTTSGLGSCIGIAIYDTRNTVAGLVHVMLPSAADIDGGNHAKFADTGIEALIEAMADVGASTEAMEAKIAGGSDMLDFSENGSSIGSRNAKKVRETLDEHGVPVVGEDLGGDHGRSVKLEADTGNFIVKSANTDSITL, from the coding sequence ATGAAAGTATACGATGGTAGCCAAACAGAGAGTCCCGAACAAAGTACGCCCGAGCGTATCAAAGTCGGCATCGCGGAGTACAAGGTGACCACAGAGCCGGCCATGCTAACCACAAGCGGACTGGGCTCCTGTATCGGGATCGCGATATACGACACTCGGAACACGGTGGCCGGACTCGTCCACGTCATGCTTCCGTCGGCGGCTGATATCGACGGCGGCAACCATGCGAAGTTCGCGGACACGGGCATCGAAGCACTCATCGAGGCCATGGCAGATGTCGGGGCGTCGACGGAGGCCATGGAAGCCAAAATCGCTGGCGGGAGCGATATGCTCGACTTCTCCGAGAACGGCTCCTCTATCGGCTCGCGAAACGCCAAGAAGGTGCGCGAGACGCTGGATGAACACGGCGTTCCCGTTGTCGGCGAAGACCTAGGTGGCGACCACGGCCGGTCCGTCAAACTCGAAGCGGACACTGGCAATTTCATTGTCAAAAGCGCGAACACAGACTCGATAACACTGTAA
- the cheY gene encoding chemotaxis protein CheY, which translates to MPDVLIADDSEFMRNLLREILEEDHEIVGEVENGVEAVEVFKEEGPDLVMMDIVMPIRDGIEATDEIKSSNPDANVIMCTSVGQEEKMKEAVKAGADGYITKPFQKPSVMEAIEDVVPS; encoded by the coding sequence ATGCCAGACGTACTGATCGCCGACGATTCAGAGTTTATGCGTAACCTCCTCCGCGAGATTCTCGAAGAAGACCACGAGATTGTTGGGGAGGTCGAGAACGGAGTCGAAGCTGTCGAAGTGTTCAAAGAAGAAGGGCCAGACCTGGTGATGATGGACATCGTGATGCCCATCCGGGACGGCATCGAAGCCACTGACGAAATCAAATCTTCCAATCCCGATGCCAACGTCATCATGTGTACAAGCGTTGGTCAGGAAGAGAAGATGAAAGAGGCCGTGAAAGCGGGGGCTGACGGATACATCACCAAGCCGTTCCAGAAACCTAGCGTGATGGAGGCTATCGAGGACGTCGTTCCCTCATAG
- a CDS encoding archaellin/type IV pilin N-terminal domain-containing protein, with translation MLTELTNDDDRGQVGIGTLIVFIAMVLVAAIAAGVLINTAGFLQSSAEETGQQSSDQVTNRLQLVNAVGEDIQSSSSTINTVKLTVKKAPGAGNIDIGSTIAQWVDSTGSYDLTSAGYSNTPDPDGSSFAVTDVQDDDDSISGSQVLNDPSDRATIVFSAEVIRGTGNGDGLGEGETATVRLNTQSGGTTTARLVVPETLSGNSAVSL, from the coding sequence ATGCTAACGGAACTAACGAACGACGACGACCGCGGGCAGGTCGGTATCGGCACCCTGATCGTGTTCATCGCGATGGTGCTGGTGGCGGCGATCGCTGCGGGCGTCCTGATCAACACAGCTGGCTTCCTCCAGAGCAGCGCCGAGGAAACCGGACAACAGAGCAGTGACCAAGTGACGAACCGACTGCAGCTCGTCAACGCCGTCGGTGAAGACATTCAATCGTCCAGCAGCACGATCAACACGGTCAAGCTCACTGTGAAGAAGGCACCCGGTGCAGGGAATATTGATATCGGCAGTACAATCGCCCAGTGGGTCGATTCCACTGGCTCGTACGACCTCACTTCGGCTGGATACAGCAATACGCCAGACCCCGATGGGTCCTCTTTCGCTGTCACTGATGTGCAGGACGACGACGACTCGATTTCAGGGAGCCAAGTTCTGAACGACCCGTCTGACCGCGCGACAATCGTATTCAGCGCCGAGGTAATCCGCGGCACCGGCAACGGTGACGGCCTCGGTGAGGGTGAGACGGCGACGGTTCGCCTGAACACTCAGTCCGGTGGCACGACGACCGCGCGGCTGGTCGTCCCGGAGACTCTGTCTGGTAACTCCGCAGTCAGCCTCTAA
- a CDS encoding chemotaxis protein CheC, whose amino-acid sequence MNVDIQSLGTFNQLAHEGAEQATQSMGQMTGIDAVVDVTKITLLDRADVGEELAGRDFVGVEFSFDGVLEGDTVLAFDVDSAGTITEEMMPGSGDDEAMARSGIEEIGNIMMSGFIDGWADYVGATIDHSPPEYIEESGSDVLPDAPESGDHQQVFVFKSEIEWIDESVNFYIYMLPEYESLTEMMVEHVDTDGDAIPIDKLQTFNEMTTRGTQKAADNVEMMTGIPTESEVTQISFAPIEDVPKQIGTDTFVGTVVEFTGTPSGYLMVLFDEVSAINVAEAMMPIEMDSDELTDQHKAAIEELGNIMTSGFVDGWANVLQTSVEHTPPRVVHDMGRAIMDPLAAQVGQYQEHAFIIDSQMQTDDIEFQAEIHALPNEKELRAALNDLDVERATETGADVEQIFK is encoded by the coding sequence ATGAACGTCGATATTCAGTCGCTCGGCACGTTCAACCAACTCGCCCACGAGGGGGCTGAACAGGCCACGCAGTCGATGGGCCAGATGACGGGCATCGATGCCGTCGTCGACGTCACCAAGATCACGCTGCTCGACAGGGCTGACGTCGGCGAGGAACTGGCTGGCCGGGACTTCGTCGGAGTCGAGTTCTCTTTCGATGGCGTTCTAGAGGGCGATACTGTTCTTGCCTTCGACGTTGACAGCGCCGGGACGATCACCGAGGAGATGATGCCCGGTAGCGGCGACGACGAGGCGATGGCCAGAAGCGGTATCGAGGAGATTGGCAACATCATGATGAGCGGGTTCATCGATGGCTGGGCCGACTACGTCGGCGCAACCATCGACCATTCGCCGCCGGAGTATATCGAGGAGTCCGGGAGCGACGTGCTCCCTGATGCGCCCGAGAGCGGCGACCACCAGCAGGTGTTCGTGTTCAAATCGGAGATCGAATGGATCGACGAATCGGTGAATTTCTACATCTACATGCTCCCTGAGTACGAATCACTCACGGAGATGATGGTAGAGCACGTCGACACAGACGGCGACGCTATCCCCATCGACAAGCTCCAGACGTTCAACGAGATGACGACTCGTGGCACCCAGAAAGCCGCCGACAACGTCGAAATGATGACCGGTATCCCGACCGAATCGGAGGTGACACAGATCAGTTTCGCCCCCATCGAGGACGTGCCAAAGCAGATCGGCACGGACACCTTCGTCGGGACGGTCGTTGAGTTCACTGGGACGCCCAGTGGCTACCTTATGGTGCTGTTCGACGAGGTCTCTGCGATCAACGTCGCGGAGGCGATGATGCCCATCGAGATGGACAGCGACGAGCTTACCGACCAGCACAAGGCCGCCATCGAGGAACTGGGGAACATCATGACGAGCGGGTTCGTCGACGGCTGGGCGAACGTCCTCCAGACATCAGTTGAGCACACGCCGCCGCGAGTCGTCCACGATATGGGGCGGGCAATTATGGACCCGCTTGCGGCGCAGGTCGGACAGTATCAGGAGCACGCGTTTATCATCGACTCCCAGATGCAGACCGACGACATCGAGTTCCAGGCTGAGATTCACGCCCTGCCCAACGAGAAAGAGTTGCGCGCCGCCCTCAACGACCTCGATGTCGAGCGGGCGACCGAGACGGGCGCGGACGTCGAACAGATATTCAAATAA
- a CDS encoding archaellin/type IV pilin N-terminal domain-containing protein, translating to MLTELTNDDDRGQVGIGTLIVFIAMVLVAAIAAGVLINTAGFLQSSAEETGQQSSDQVTNRLQLVNAVGEDIQSSSSTIDTVKLTVKKAPGAGNIDLGSTIAQWVDSSGSYDLTYEGTYDGDPGSSEFSVADIQDDDGSISGSQVLNDPSDRATIIFSAESIRGGGADDGLGEGETATVRLNTQSGGTTTARLVVPETLSGNSAVSL from the coding sequence ATGCTAACGGAACTAACGAACGACGACGACCGCGGGCAGGTCGGTATCGGCACCCTGATCGTGTTCATCGCGATGGTGCTGGTGGCGGCGATCGCTGCGGGCGTCCTGATCAACACGGCTGGGTTCCTCCAGAGCAGTGCAGAGGAAACCGGACAACAGAGCAGTGACCAAGTGACGAATCGACTGCAGCTCGTCAACGCCGTCGGTGAAGACATTCAATCGTCCAGCAGCACGATCGACACGGTCAAGCTCACCGTAAAGAAGGCACCCGGTGCGGGGAACATCGACCTCGGTAGTACGATCGCCCAGTGGGTCGACTCCAGTGGCTCGTACGACCTCACGTATGAAGGGACCTACGACGGCGACCCTGGCTCAAGCGAGTTCTCCGTTGCTGATATTCAGGACGATGATGGATCGATTTCGGGAAGTCAGGTTCTGAACGACCCGTCTGACCGCGCGACGATCATCTTCAGCGCTGAATCGATTCGCGGTGGCGGCGCTGATGATGGACTTGGCGAGGGTGAGACGGCGACGGTTCGCCTGAACACCCAGTCCGGTGGCACGACGACTGCCCGACTGGTCGTCCCGGAGACTCTGTCTGGTAACTCCGCAGTCAGCCTCTAA